The nucleotide sequence GGGCGGCGGCCCCATTATTTGTCGCGGCCCGAACATCAATCCCCTCGTCTACGAACGCTTGGTCAAGGCCGCCCGAAAGGCCAAAATTGACTATCAATTGGAAGCTGATCCTCGTCCCACTGGCACGGATGCCCGGGCTATCCAAATGGCCCGAGGGGGCGTCGCCACGGGTCTCATCAGCGTGCCGTTGCGCTACATGCATACGCCCAGTGAAATGGTCGACCTGGCCGATATAGAAGCGTCCGTGAAACTGCTGGTGGAGTTTGCCAAAGCTCTCAAGCCCGGCGATTACCTGCACTGGTAGGGCTCACCGTTTAAACTGGTCCCATGACGCAGCGATCTCCGCGCCGGTTCCCGCTCCGGAACGACTAATCCGTAACGAATTCGCCGTCCCGCATGGGGCGCACGAAATCGCACCGTTTGGCAATATCTGGATTGTGGGTGACCAAAACGATGGCCTGACCATTTTCCTTGGCTAAGCTCGTAAGCAAATTGAACACCATGTCGGAGTTCTTTTGATCGAGATTGCCGGTCGGTTCATCGGCCAAAATGACCGAGGGTTCATTAGCCAAGGCTCGAGCGACCGCCACACGCTGTTGTTCACCACCTGAAAGCTGGGTGCCCAACCGGTGGGTCTTATCCGCCAATCCCACCGAAGTGAGGAGTGATGTCGCGCGCGCTTCCATTTCCGCCGCACTCAGACGTCCCTGCTTGCGCATGGGCATCATGACATTCTCCAAGGCGGAAAACTCGAGCATGAGAAAATGAAACTGAAAGACAAAACCCAGGTGGCG is from Synoicihabitans lomoniglobus and encodes:
- a CDS encoding ABC transporter ATP-binding protein: MSAKSMQSDIVLRCEGMHRYLGEGEGRVHVLRGVSFEAKRGNVYAIVGPSGCGKSTLLYQLGLLDQPDDGRIWLAGELMSNSSDQARTAARNRHLGFVFQFHFLMLEFSALENVMMPMRKQGRLSAAEMEARATSLLTSVGLADKTHRLGTQLSGGEQQRVAVARALANEPSVILADEPTGNLDQKNSDMVFNLLTSLAKENGQAIVLVTHNPDIAKRCDFVRPMRDGEFVTD